The following proteins are co-located in the Microbulbifer sp. VAAF005 genome:
- a CDS encoding enoyl-CoA hydratase-related protein, which produces MEYHHIKYEKGGPVTIITFNRPEVKNCIGTRAHRELVDAFDRFRTDDGAKVAVITGAGDSAFCAGGDLKSNLAATEPTNHPDPDVAVLCPVEPADIARHNRGEAPGIIGPSRWTDIYKPIIAAVNGIAYAGGFEWACFADMRIVEEHASFGMTCRRWNIGLADGGTQRLPRIVGMGRALELIITGKVINAEEAYRIGLANEVVPKGAALDRAVELAQYISTLPQPAIHSDKEAAIRGYGKDLDEGLRIEAECFNRLFSDSESRAELSEGLRRFNERDHPDRVRGQAKTPGIVRSEME; this is translated from the coding sequence ATGGAATATCATCACATTAAATACGAAAAAGGTGGTCCAGTAACCATCATTACCTTTAACCGTCCAGAGGTTAAGAATTGCATTGGTACTCGCGCTCACCGCGAGCTGGTGGATGCATTCGATCGCTTTCGTACCGATGACGGAGCTAAAGTTGCGGTAATCACCGGCGCAGGCGATTCTGCATTTTGTGCAGGGGGTGATTTGAAAAGCAATCTTGCTGCAACCGAACCTACCAACCACCCCGATCCTGACGTGGCTGTTTTATGTCCTGTAGAACCTGCTGATATTGCCCGACATAATCGAGGTGAAGCTCCAGGCATTATAGGTCCATCCCGCTGGACCGATATTTATAAGCCTATCATTGCGGCTGTGAACGGAATCGCTTATGCGGGTGGCTTTGAGTGGGCATGTTTTGCCGATATGCGGATTGTAGAAGAACACGCATCCTTTGGAATGACTTGTCGTCGTTGGAATATCGGCTTAGCCGATGGTGGTACTCAGCGTTTGCCGCGTATTGTTGGTATGGGGCGAGCGCTGGAGTTAATCATCACGGGAAAAGTTATTAATGCTGAAGAAGCTTATCGCATTGGATTGGCCAACGAAGTGGTGCCAAAGGGAGCCGCATTAGATCGTGCCGTAGAGTTAGCACAGTATATCTCTACCCTTCCCCAGCCAGCGATTCACTCTGATAAAGAAGCCGCCATTCGTGGTTATGGAAAGGATCTTGATGAAGGTCTACGAATTGAGGCTGAGTGCTTCAACCGATTATTCAGCGACTCTGAATCCAGAGCAGAGCTATCCGAAGGCTTGAGGCGCTTTAACGAGCGCGATCATCCTGACCGAGTACGGGGACAAGCCAAAACACCCGGCATTGTTCGTAGCGAAATGGAGTAA
- a CDS encoding S8 family peptidase — translation MKSLLKKSTLAGVFSLLCTGSFATQMDNLSSSPTTDRIIVKYKQDSTIGRSASMTLETVEKASRRAGHNLRHLRRMATGAQVMHLGSRKSQAEINLIINRLKQDPNIEYAEPDLMMHPMAVPNDPSYYDQWHYFEADGGLNLPAAWDITQGEGVVVAVIDTGYLAHTDLMDNLLPGYDMISDSDIAVDGDGRDSDASDPGDWYTDSYCGNPLYPEFDSSWHGTHVAGTIAAVTNNNMGIAGIAHKAKVLPVRVLGRCGGYTSDIADGIVWSAGGSVSGAPANETPAQVLNLSLGGFGLCGSTTQSAINTARSLGATVVVAAGNSGRNAFWFSPANCSGVITVSATNRSGGLAYYSNYGNVVDVAAPGGETNSVESDGVLSTLNSGARTPGSDSFAYYAGTSMAAPHVAGTAALIYSVKPDVTPDEVESILTSTARSFTGSCRRCGSGIVDAAAAVEAAIEN, via the coding sequence ATGAAGTCACTGTTGAAAAAATCCACTCTAGCAGGTGTGTTTTCACTTCTATGTACAGGCTCCTTCGCCACCCAAATGGATAACCTAAGTAGTTCCCCAACAACTGACCGGATCATTGTGAAATACAAGCAGGATTCCACGATCGGACGGTCAGCGAGCATGACTCTGGAAACTGTGGAGAAAGCCTCTCGCCGTGCGGGCCACAACTTGCGCCACTTGCGGCGCATGGCGACGGGTGCACAAGTCATGCACCTGGGGAGCCGAAAAAGCCAAGCCGAGATCAACCTGATAATCAACCGCCTAAAACAAGACCCCAATATTGAGTACGCTGAGCCCGACTTGATGATGCACCCTATGGCGGTCCCTAATGACCCCAGCTATTACGACCAGTGGCACTACTTTGAAGCTGATGGTGGACTGAATTTGCCCGCAGCCTGGGATATAACTCAGGGGGAGGGCGTGGTAGTAGCAGTTATTGATACCGGTTATCTCGCTCACACAGACCTCATGGACAACTTGCTGCCTGGTTACGACATGATTTCGGATTCCGATATCGCTGTAGATGGGGATGGCCGTGATAGTGATGCCAGTGATCCCGGGGATTGGTATACCGATAGTTACTGCGGAAACCCACTGTATCCCGAATTTGATAGCAGCTGGCATGGCACTCATGTGGCCGGCACCATTGCTGCCGTCACCAACAACAATATGGGTATCGCTGGGATAGCCCATAAAGCAAAAGTGCTCCCCGTTCGAGTACTCGGCCGCTGCGGCGGTTACACATCTGATATTGCTGATGGCATTGTCTGGAGCGCTGGCGGCTCGGTTAGTGGTGCACCAGCCAATGAAACTCCGGCTCAAGTGTTGAACTTGAGCCTGGGGGGCTTTGGCCTCTGTGGAAGCACAACTCAAAGTGCCATCAATACAGCCCGTAGCCTGGGCGCCACAGTTGTTGTTGCCGCAGGTAACTCTGGGCGGAATGCCTTCTGGTTTTCGCCGGCTAACTGTTCAGGAGTCATTACAGTATCCGCGACCAACCGCTCCGGAGGACTTGCTTACTACTCCAACTACGGCAATGTGGTCGATGTCGCTGCCCCCGGAGGTGAAACTAACTCGGTGGAATCCGATGGTGTTCTCTCTACATTAAACAGCGGCGCGCGAACTCCCGGTAGTGATAGCTTCGCTTACTACGCCGGCACCAGCATGGCCGCTCCACATGTTGCCGGTACAGCCGCACTTATATATTCAGTCAAGCCCGATGTTACACCAGATGAGGTTGAATCCATTCTCACCAGTACAGCCCGAAGTTTTACAGGCTCATGTCGGCGCTGTGGGTCAGGCATTGTTGATGCGGCGGCAGCCGTTGAGGCCGCTATAGAGAATTGA
- the zigA gene encoding zinc metallochaperone GTPase ZigA → MAHTNKLPVTVLSGFLGAGKTTVLSHILNNREGKKIAVIVNDMSEINIDSTKVQNEVSLNRSEEKLVEMSNGCICCTLREDLLEEVTKLAQEGRFDYLVIESTGISEPLPVAETFTFADENGVSLSDVASLDTMVTVVDAVNFLKDYDEAIFLQDAGESLGEDDERSVTDLLIDQVEFADVILISKTDLAGPSDVERLEAILRTLNTQAKIVPVSQGQVDIDEVLSTGLFNFERAQQAPGWLKEMRGEHIPETEEYGISSFSYEARRPFHPEKFHQFLHNTERHGKLIRSKGYFWLASRPEFAGEWSQAGGIAHYGFAGMFWKAIPKENWPTDENYRSSIEKQWVEPFGDMRQELVFIGQSLNQTSMTKALDDCLLSEDEVLRGKEYWATLNDPFPAWEQG, encoded by the coding sequence ATGGCACATACAAACAAACTCCCTGTCACCGTCCTTTCAGGTTTTCTAGGTGCCGGTAAAACTACCGTACTTAGCCACATACTGAACAATCGCGAAGGCAAAAAAATTGCTGTAATCGTCAATGATATGAGTGAAATCAATATCGATTCGACGAAAGTACAGAACGAAGTTTCTCTTAACCGTAGTGAGGAGAAGCTTGTTGAAATGAGTAATGGCTGTATTTGCTGCACTCTGCGGGAAGACCTTCTGGAGGAAGTCACTAAGCTTGCGCAGGAAGGACGGTTTGATTATCTCGTTATTGAATCAACAGGGATTTCTGAACCCTTACCCGTTGCAGAAACCTTCACTTTTGCCGACGAAAATGGTGTTTCTCTCTCTGATGTTGCCAGTTTGGACACAATGGTGACGGTGGTCGATGCAGTCAATTTTTTAAAGGACTATGACGAGGCCATATTTTTACAGGATGCTGGTGAATCATTAGGTGAAGACGACGAACGCAGTGTAACTGATTTGCTGATCGACCAGGTCGAGTTCGCAGATGTCATTCTGATCAGTAAAACAGATTTAGCTGGCCCTTCTGATGTTGAGCGCCTAGAGGCCATTCTGCGAACTCTAAATACGCAGGCAAAAATAGTTCCGGTCTCTCAAGGGCAAGTCGATATTGACGAGGTTCTAAGTACCGGCTTATTTAACTTCGAGCGCGCGCAGCAAGCACCTGGTTGGCTTAAAGAGATGCGAGGTGAACATATTCCTGAAACGGAAGAGTATGGCATTAGCAGTTTCAGCTACGAAGCACGTAGACCCTTCCATCCAGAAAAATTTCATCAATTTCTGCACAATACTGAGAGGCACGGCAAGTTAATTCGTTCCAAAGGGTATTTTTGGCTGGCGTCCCGCCCTGAGTTTGCAGGCGAATGGAGTCAAGCGGGAGGCATTGCCCACTATGGTTTCGCTGGGATGTTCTGGAAAGCTATACCCAAAGAAAACTGGCCCACAGACGAAAATTATCGCAGCTCCATTGAAAAACAATGGGTAGAACCCTTTGGTGATATGCGGCAAGAACTAGTATTTATTGGCCAGAGTTTGAATCAAACCAGCATGACAAAAGCGCTTGATGACTGCCTGCTAAGCGAGGACGAAGTGCTACGAGGCAAAGAATACTGGGCGACATTGAATGATCCATTTCCCGCATGGGAACAAGGATGA
- a CDS encoding site-specific integrase, protein MSASNRPPAPIIDNLSNLENPFRCTSFSASRYLSKQIPGADTDLEFTLKFLYSYNGSQATFNSYRRELERLLQWAWRIEEVSIMTLKREHIEEFVQFCIEPPIAWIGTKNVARFKTQNGERVVNADWRPFVVSVSKVEFRAGKTASPKEFRPSQAAIKCIFTALSSFFDFLYQEGLVPANPVALIRQKSKFVRREQQSQVVRRISNLQWDYVLETAEIMAETSPTDHERTLFIMNALFAMYLRISELVADERSAPVMGDFKKDRDGNWWFHVTGKGNKGRAITVCDQMLKALKRYRNYLQLPALPSINEQTPLVHKSRGKGPVTSTRQVRLIVQNCFDAAHQRMVEEGLGEDAEDLKAATVHWLRHTGISEDVKYRPREHVRDDAGHASMATTDRYIDSDMRERHESGRSKRVKEER, encoded by the coding sequence ATGTCTGCTTCTAACCGGCCACCAGCACCAATCATCGACAACCTGAGCAACCTTGAGAATCCATTCCGCTGCACCAGCTTTTCAGCTAGCCGTTATCTCAGCAAGCAGATTCCTGGTGCTGATACCGATCTGGAGTTCACGCTTAAGTTTCTTTACAGCTATAACGGCAGCCAGGCAACGTTTAACAGCTACCGCCGTGAACTTGAGCGCTTGCTGCAATGGGCTTGGCGCATTGAAGAAGTTTCAATAATGACTCTGAAGCGCGAACACATTGAGGAGTTTGTGCAGTTTTGCATTGAGCCACCAATTGCCTGGATCGGAACTAAAAATGTTGCCAGATTCAAAACACAAAATGGCGAGCGCGTTGTGAATGCCGATTGGCGGCCATTCGTAGTCAGTGTGTCCAAAGTTGAGTTTCGTGCTGGCAAGACAGCTTCTCCCAAGGAGTTTCGTCCATCCCAGGCAGCGATCAAATGCATCTTTACTGCATTGTCATCCTTCTTCGATTTTCTCTATCAAGAAGGCTTGGTTCCAGCCAATCCTGTGGCACTGATTCGCCAGAAAAGTAAGTTTGTTCGACGTGAGCAACAAAGCCAGGTTGTACGTCGAATCAGCAACTTGCAGTGGGATTATGTCCTGGAGACTGCTGAGATCATGGCCGAGACATCGCCAACTGATCACGAGCGAACTTTATTTATTATGAACGCCCTATTCGCTATGTATTTGCGAATTTCTGAGTTGGTTGCAGATGAAAGATCGGCACCAGTTATGGGTGATTTTAAGAAAGATCGCGACGGAAACTGGTGGTTTCACGTTACGGGTAAAGGTAACAAAGGCCGGGCGATCACTGTTTGCGATCAAATGTTGAAGGCCTTGAAGCGCTACAGGAATTATTTGCAGCTCCCTGCTCTGCCCAGCATTAACGAGCAGACACCTCTGGTGCACAAGTCCCGTGGCAAGGGACCGGTTACCAGTACCCGACAGGTTCGCCTGATTGTTCAAAACTGCTTTGATGCTGCCCACCAACGGATGGTTGAAGAAGGCTTAGGGGAAGATGCTGAAGATCTTAAGGCTGCTACTGTTCACTGGCTCCGCCATACGGGTATTTCTGAAGATGTGAAGTACCGCCCCCGCGAGCATGTGCGCGATGATGCGGGACATGCAAGTATGGCTACGACCGATCGCTACATTGATTCCGATATGCGAGAGCGGCATGAAAGTGGGCGGAGTAAGCGGGTAAAGGAGGAGCGGTAA